A stretch of the Thermodesulfobacteriota bacterium genome encodes the following:
- a CDS encoding tetratricopeptide repeat protein: MVGSQYEEFISSVWNRVSIFDPAGMIPMAVAGLKNRRELVDCLMFFGQYCFHNRKYDVARAYYEKLLKLAATDDEKANCLLFLGVIHVGRDDYKSAIRTYRKAFSLKPGKDREVWYLLHSNMGNCLNHVKRHADALEHCRAAAAISRKRPDAHRNMGIALEGLGRYAEAAKAYVAFCRLSPGDEEALRLLDNLVASHPEEIRKVRGLKRRIEVSREPS, from the coding sequence ATGGTCGGCAGTCAGTACGAAGAATTCATCTCCTCCGTCTGGAACAGGGTCTCCATCTTCGACCCGGCGGGCATGATCCCGATGGCGGTCGCCGGGCTGAAGAATCGACGGGAGCTGGTCGATTGCCTGATGTTCTTCGGCCAGTACTGCTTTCACAATCGGAAATACGACGTGGCCCGGGCGTATTACGAAAAACTGCTGAAGCTGGCCGCCACCGACGACGAGAAGGCCAACTGCCTCCTGTTCCTCGGCGTGATCCACGTGGGGAGGGACGACTACAAGTCCGCGATCAGGACGTACAGGAAGGCGTTCTCCCTGAAGCCGGGGAAGGACCGGGAGGTCTGGTACCTGCTGCACAGCAACATGGGGAACTGCCTGAACCACGTGAAGCGGCACGCGGATGCCCTGGAACATTGCCGGGCGGCGGCCGCCATTTCCCGGAAGCGGCCGGACGCGCACAGGAACATGGGGATCGCGCTGGAAGGTCTCGGCAGGTACGCGGAGGCCGCGAAGGCCTATGTCGCCTTCTGCAGGCTGAGCCCCGGGGATGAGGAGGCGCTCCGTCTCCTGGATAACCTCGTCGCGTCGCACCCGGAAGAGATTCGCAAGGTCCGCGGGCTGAAACGGCGGATCGAGGTCAGCCGGGAACCCTCTTGA
- a CDS encoding tryptophan 2,3-dioxygenase family protein yields MGKPDANWWAFSIDGKARGKKLGNDPAAGTVEINPAVDGKRLLSYRKYLGLDRLLSAQAPGSNTPDERIFVVTHQLFEIVFKQAVFDFGVVAETFRALRSLPEKDFSALSEAAADGGDAEARDFWLPAMTASSRIAYSCRRVLPDVLTYLAAESTFDNREFQEKFRGNLVPASGFQSAQFRLIQKAFGKGNLLAVRLFPADTYLREYLGMTEEEIRRTTVESESAGLISVTDPLILQEDAHVASPGPESPLYRVTEVDDLAHKVLMKIADARGAGKEEESAACRMPLLPADPDSIDAMKATFREGLNGVLEKMKRKAGKPLDLTDVEQETIGRKAGVFARDWSAAVSRENGRRSAFRTACVGAKVLVERREKTRLGIVLDNLVEADTWLSEKFLAFHQDVVERRVGGVPGTAGGGVPFLDYSRSLVEKFPALAGYRAALPSTPTDR; encoded by the coding sequence GGAACGATCCCGCCGCGGGAACCGTCGAAATCAACCCCGCGGTGGACGGGAAAAGGCTCCTTTCGTATCGCAAATACCTGGGGCTCGACCGGCTCCTGAGCGCCCAGGCGCCCGGCTCGAACACTCCCGACGAGCGCATCTTCGTCGTCACGCATCAGCTCTTCGAGATCGTGTTCAAGCAGGCCGTCTTCGACTTCGGCGTCGTCGCCGAAACCTTCCGGGCTCTCCGGTCCCTTCCGGAAAAGGATTTTTCCGCCCTGTCGGAAGCGGCCGCCGACGGCGGGGACGCGGAAGCGCGCGACTTCTGGCTTCCGGCGATGACGGCGTCGTCGCGGATCGCGTATAGTTGCCGCAGGGTCCTGCCGGACGTCCTGACCTACCTCGCCGCCGAGTCGACCTTCGACAACCGGGAGTTCCAGGAGAAGTTCCGCGGCAACCTCGTGCCTGCGAGCGGCTTCCAGTCCGCCCAGTTCCGGCTCATCCAGAAGGCTTTCGGAAAAGGGAACCTCCTCGCGGTCCGGCTCTTCCCGGCGGATACCTATCTCAGGGAATACCTGGGCATGACCGAGGAGGAAATCCGCAGGACGACGGTCGAATCGGAAAGCGCCGGGCTGATCTCCGTGACGGACCCGCTGATCCTCCAGGAGGACGCGCACGTCGCCTCTCCCGGACCGGAATCCCCGCTTTACCGCGTGACGGAGGTGGACGATCTCGCCCACAAGGTGCTCATGAAGATCGCCGACGCCCGGGGAGCCGGGAAGGAGGAGGAATCCGCCGCCTGCCGCATGCCGCTGCTTCCGGCCGACCCGGACTCGATCGATGCCATGAAGGCGACCTTCAGGGAAGGCTTGAACGGCGTGCTGGAGAAGATGAAGCGGAAGGCGGGCAAGCCGCTCGACCTGACGGACGTCGAGCAGGAGACGATCGGAAGGAAGGCGGGCGTGTTCGCCCGGGACTGGTCCGCCGCGGTAAGCCGCGAGAACGGCCGCAGGAGCGCATTCCGGACGGCCTGCGTCGGGGCGAAAGTCCTCGTCGAGCGGAGAGAAAAGACACGGCTGGGGATCGTGCTCGACAACCTGGTCGAGGCCGACACGTGGCTGTCGGAAAAATTCCTTGCGTTCCACCAGGACGTGGTGGAGCGGCGCGTCGGCGGGGTGCCGGGCACCGCCGGCGGCGGCGTGCCGTTCCTCGACTATTCCCGGTCGCTGGTCGAAAAATTCCCCGCCCTTGCGGGCTACAGGGCAGCGCTGCCCTCCACGCCCACGGACCGCTGA